A region from the Sphingopyxis lindanitolerans genome encodes:
- a CDS encoding energy transducer TonB, translating to MLRRARRPIPAPDWARGGGGNGTGAGGSGTGTGGGSKAAWRSGTINDRDYPRDAARAKIGGEVEVRFTIQPTGRVTGCRVARSSGDASLDATTCRLIEDRFRFRPATNGAGDPITSAYGWRQSWWLEKPR from the coding sequence ATGCTTCGGCGGGCGCGGCGCCCGATCCCGGCCCCGGATTGGGCGCGGGGGGGCGGCGGCAACGGAACCGGCGCGGGCGGATCGGGCACCGGCACCGGCGGCGGATCGAAGGCCGCGTGGCGCAGCGGCACGATCAACGACCGCGACTATCCACGGGATGCGGCGCGCGCAAAGATCGGCGGCGAGGTCGAAGTGCGCTTCACCATCCAGCCGACGGGGCGGGTCACCGGCTGCCGCGTCGCTCGGTCGAGCGGCGATGCTTCGCTCGATGCGACAACCTGCCGGCTGATCGAGGATCGCTTCCGCTTCCGGCCCGCGACCAACGGCGCGGGTGATCCGATCACCAGCGCCTATGGCTGGCGGCAAAGCTGGTGGCTGGAGAAGCCGCGCTAG
- a CDS encoding helix-turn-helix transcriptional regulator — protein sequence MENDATTFRFSLAAIPRPQRREVVREVAGRAIANLDLIPKTDDPQMEVETRFLPGVTITDAWVSPHLASSYDLSRGDDDFTLLWSTSPAKGGVLQLGNELPADGSAALLSCADRMDFETYEAFPHVSVKLQRSVLCPLLPNAEAALMQRIPPDNQAMRLLKSYLGGYRALHDADPAARLAHRVAIHIADLVALAVGTDRDATELASGRGLRAARLDAIKRWTLAHLVSSELGIGAAAAAAGLSARSVQLLFEADGVTFTAFVLRERLALAYRRLSMPHLAKRTIAEIAYGCGFGDLSYFTNSFRKAYGETPSGVRHRAMIG from the coding sequence ATGGAGAATGATGCGACCACGTTCCGATTCTCGCTTGCCGCGATACCGCGGCCCCAACGCCGGGAAGTGGTGCGCGAGGTTGCCGGACGCGCGATTGCGAACCTCGATCTCATTCCCAAGACCGACGATCCGCAAATGGAGGTCGAAACCCGTTTTTTGCCGGGCGTGACCATCACCGATGCGTGGGTTTCCCCGCATCTCGCATCGAGCTACGATCTCTCGCGCGGCGACGATGATTTCACGCTGCTCTGGAGCACATCGCCTGCCAAGGGCGGGGTTCTGCAATTGGGCAACGAGCTGCCCGCCGATGGATCGGCCGCCCTCCTGTCCTGTGCGGATCGGATGGATTTCGAAACCTATGAAGCCTTTCCGCATGTGTCGGTAAAGCTGCAACGGTCGGTACTATGCCCCTTGCTGCCCAACGCCGAGGCCGCGCTCATGCAGCGCATACCGCCCGACAATCAAGCGATGCGGCTGCTGAAATCCTATCTCGGCGGCTATCGCGCGCTTCACGATGCCGACCCCGCGGCGCGGCTCGCGCATCGCGTTGCTATCCATATCGCCGACCTGGTGGCGCTGGCGGTCGGCACCGACCGCGATGCGACGGAACTCGCGTCAGGACGGGGTCTGCGAGCCGCGCGGCTGGACGCGATCAAGCGCTGGACGCTCGCGCATCTGGTCTCGTCCGAGCTGGGCATCGGGGCCGCCGCCGCCGCCGCCGGATTGAGTGCGCGGTCGGTTCAGTTGCTGTTCGAGGCGGACGGTGTGACCTTCACCGCCTTTGTCCTGCGCGAGAGGCTGGCGCTGGCCTATCGCCGTCTGTCGATGCCGCACCTTGCCAAGCGGACGATTGCCGAAATCGCCTATGGCTGTGGCTTCGGCGATCTCAGCTATTTCACCAACAGTTTCCGCAAGGCCTATGGCGAAACGCCCTCCGGCGTCCGGCATCGCGCCATGATCGGGTAG
- a CDS encoding DUF3828 domain-containing protein, which produces MAVLLGGLLAVAALAQPAPRGQDLAGARALIDRIYATYARDAVPDPDGLYTAELRRSIRRQSDGDLGLGYDPLCACQDTGDFTYRIASLVENRGSATARVDFDNFGERHGVTLVLVLRGGRWLIGDVIDDGASLLNGG; this is translated from the coding sequence GTGGCCGTTTTGCTGGGCGGCCTGCTCGCGGTGGCGGCACTCGCGCAGCCGGCGCCGCGCGGACAGGATCTTGCGGGGGCGCGAGCGCTGATCGATCGGATCTATGCGACCTATGCCCGCGACGCTGTTCCTGATCCCGATGGACTCTATACCGCCGAGTTGCGGCGATCGATCCGTCGGCAGAGCGACGGCGATCTCGGCCTGGGCTATGATCCTTTGTGCGCGTGCCAGGACACAGGCGATTTCACCTATCGCATCGCGTCGCTCGTCGAAAACAGGGGCAGCGCTACGGCGCGGGTCGATTTCGACAATTTCGGCGAGCGCCACGGCGTGACGCTTGTCCTCGTCCTTCGCGGCGGTCGCTGGCTGATCGGCGACGTCATCGACGACGGCGCGAGCCTGTTGAACGGTGGCTGA